A genomic window from Quercus lobata isolate SW786 chromosome 10, ValleyOak3.0 Primary Assembly, whole genome shotgun sequence includes:
- the LOC115965012 gene encoding uncharacterized protein LOC115965012 — protein sequence MEQPSSEVWQPPPPSAYKLNFDAAVFSGLERSGFGVIVHNDKGEVMVAMTAGPKVNTSEEAKLLACRRSLVCVVDAGFTRLIIEGDNVNEIQTISSPFVNHSLLGNVVDDIRYLIHGLQLATISSTRKGGNKVAHVLAQHARNTLDDDLYWM from the coding sequence ATGGAGCAGCCTAGCAGTGAAGTTTGGCAACCACCTCCACCATCTGCTTACAAGCTTAATTTTGATGCGGCGGTCTTTTCAGGGTTGGAGAGATCTGGATTTGGAGTGATAGTCCATAATGATAAGGGTGAGGTTATGGTGGCAATGACTGCTGGGCCGAAGGTGAATACAAGTGAGGAAGCAAAACTGCTTGCATGTAGAAGGTCACTTGTATGTGTTGTGGATGCTGGTTTCACAAGACTGATTATTGAGGGAGATAATGTCAATGAGATACAAACCATCTCCTCACCATTTGTTAACCATTCATTGTTAGGTAATGTGGTAGATGATATTCGCTATTTGATTCATGGTTTACAGTTGGCTACTATTAGCAGCACTAGGAAGGGTGGAAATAAGGTTGCACATGTTCTTGCACAACATGCTAGGAATACTTTAGATGATGATTTGTATTGGATGTAG